In Vigna unguiculata cultivar IT97K-499-35 chromosome 3, ASM411807v1, whole genome shotgun sequence, a single genomic region encodes these proteins:
- the LOC114179501 gene encoding lysM domain-containing GPI-anchored protein 1-like isoform X1 — MRNSVQFLLPQMLCLMLLSFQHEVETKSTIEPCNSSDSCPSLLSYLVPWDSKVSEIATRFHVNASDILASNSLFPITSSSAHQILRAKTFLKIPIFCSCVDGIRRSISTTYTVHAADTPASISEAYGGLVSAEQIKIVNSINGSNPLRSGGTLVIPLPCTCFDNVNNGGTAVYMSYVVQTRESLSSIAAKFGTTISDLKAVNGFWEPAVDPGDILSVPVAACSSATLKWYDESMIVPNGSYTLTASNCIKCSCEPMDITMQCVPSGLAVPCYNLRCKQSNLIIGNECVEHSETACNVIQCVYRGHRGGKILSSTKNSSYLQCPDNVCHRGASCRPFSSYSEDPFGMSPKISSSLPLPVSKASQRTRASNGSLGRFLINLLQIFLFLKFIIF, encoded by the exons ATGAGAAACTCTGTGCAGTTTCTTTTGCCTCAGATGTTGTGTTTGATGTTACTGAGTTTTCAACATGAAGTTGAAACAAAGTCCACCATTGAACCATGCAATTCCTCAGACTCGTGTCCCTCTCTCCTCTCGTATCTCGTTCCCTGGGACTCCAAAGTATCAGAAATCGCCACTCGTTTCCACGTAAACGCCTCTGATATCTTGGCCTCCAACTCTCTCTTCCCCATAACATCATCAAGTGCACACCAAATCCTCAGGGCCAAAACGTTTCTCAAAATACCCATCTTCTGTTCTTGCGTGGATGGCATCCGAAGGTCCATCTCAACCACTTACACTGTTCATGCAGCAGACACACCTGCGTCCATATCAGAAGCTTATGGTGGGTTGGTCAGTGCTGAACAAATCAAGATTGTGAACAGCATCAATGGCAGCAACCCCTTGAGGAGTGGGGGCACCCTTGTGATTCCACTGCCATGCACTTGTTTTGACAACGTTAACAATGGGGGAACCGCTGTTTACATGTCGTATGTTGTGCAGACAAGAGAGAGCCTGAGTAGCATAGCAGCAAAGTTTGGTACAACTATTTCGGACTTGAAAGCTGTGAATGGGTTTTGGGAACCTGCGGTAGATCCCGGAGACATTCTATCTGTTCCCGTTGCAG CATGTTCATCAGCAACCTTGAAATGGTACGATGAGAGTATGATAGTCCCAAATGGCTCATATACATTAACTGCCAGCAACTGCATCAAATGCAGTTGCGAACCAATGGATATTAC GATGCAATGTGTTCCTTCTGGACTAGCTGTCCCCTGCTATAACTTACGTTGCAAACAATCCAATCTTATTATTGGCAACGAATGTGTGGAGCATTCAGAAACAGCTTGCAATGTGATCCAATGTGTTTACCGTGGCCACAGGGGTGGAAAAATTCTGAGTAG TACGAAGAACTCTTCTTACCTCCAGTGCCCTG ATAATGTGTGTCATAGAGGAGCATCGTGTAGGCCTTTCTCATCATATTCTGAAGACCCATTTGGTATGTCTCCAAAGATATCCTCCTCCTTGCCACTGCCAGTTTCTAAAGCTTCTCAGAGGACTCGTGCCTCCAATGGAAGCCTTGGTCGATTTTTAATCAATCTTCTGCAAATATTCTTATTTCTaaagtttattattttctgA
- the LOC114179501 gene encoding lysM domain-containing GPI-anchored protein 1-like isoform X2 — MRNSVQFLLPQMLCLMLLSFQHEVETKSTIEPCNSSDSCPSLLSYLVPWDSKVSEIATRFHVNASDILASNSLFPITSSSAHQILRAKTFLKIPIFCSCVDGIRRSISTTYTVHAADTPASISEAYGGLVSAEQIKIVNSINGSNPLRSGGTLVIPLPCTCFDNVNNGGTAVYMSYVVQTRESLSSIAAKFGTTISDLKAVNGFWEPAVDPGDILSVPVAACSSATLKWYDESMIVPNGSYTLTASNCIKCSCEPMDITMQCVPSGLAVPCYNLRCKQSNLIIGNECVEHSETACNVIQCVYRGHRGGKILSSTKNSSYLQCPDNVCHRGASCRPFSSYSEDPFGSRE, encoded by the exons ATGAGAAACTCTGTGCAGTTTCTTTTGCCTCAGATGTTGTGTTTGATGTTACTGAGTTTTCAACATGAAGTTGAAACAAAGTCCACCATTGAACCATGCAATTCCTCAGACTCGTGTCCCTCTCTCCTCTCGTATCTCGTTCCCTGGGACTCCAAAGTATCAGAAATCGCCACTCGTTTCCACGTAAACGCCTCTGATATCTTGGCCTCCAACTCTCTCTTCCCCATAACATCATCAAGTGCACACCAAATCCTCAGGGCCAAAACGTTTCTCAAAATACCCATCTTCTGTTCTTGCGTGGATGGCATCCGAAGGTCCATCTCAACCACTTACACTGTTCATGCAGCAGACACACCTGCGTCCATATCAGAAGCTTATGGTGGGTTGGTCAGTGCTGAACAAATCAAGATTGTGAACAGCATCAATGGCAGCAACCCCTTGAGGAGTGGGGGCACCCTTGTGATTCCACTGCCATGCACTTGTTTTGACAACGTTAACAATGGGGGAACCGCTGTTTACATGTCGTATGTTGTGCAGACAAGAGAGAGCCTGAGTAGCATAGCAGCAAAGTTTGGTACAACTATTTCGGACTTGAAAGCTGTGAATGGGTTTTGGGAACCTGCGGTAGATCCCGGAGACATTCTATCTGTTCCCGTTGCAG CATGTTCATCAGCAACCTTGAAATGGTACGATGAGAGTATGATAGTCCCAAATGGCTCATATACATTAACTGCCAGCAACTGCATCAAATGCAGTTGCGAACCAATGGATATTAC GATGCAATGTGTTCCTTCTGGACTAGCTGTCCCCTGCTATAACTTACGTTGCAAACAATCCAATCTTATTATTGGCAACGAATGTGTGGAGCATTCAGAAACAGCTTGCAATGTGATCCAATGTGTTTACCGTGGCCACAGGGGTGGAAAAATTCTGAGTAG TACGAAGAACTCTTCTTACCTCCAGTGCCCTG ATAATGTGTGTCATAGAGGAGCATCGTGTAGGCCTTTCTCATCATATTCTGAAGACCCATTTG GTAGTAGAGAATAA